One genomic segment of Candidatus Eremiobacterota bacterium includes these proteins:
- a CDS encoding bifunctional UDP-sugar hydrolase/5'-nucleotidase, with the protein MHIERTGLPSAPLTGFSKPPQQNPGEEAPDAPGDSYDSTAAKFHKETSYTSLAIPGEKPIFCARDEVSMALGTSSRHACSMVPPPFATTLGSLDILYTNDIHGAITPKPDEKNPGNTEGGVAYLGGLIRKREEESGGNFVLLDGGDWGQGSYESKLTRGKTLIDVMNSLRYDAAEIGNHEFDWGRKALSEMMSRASFPILGANIIEDGDIISGAKPYTIKDVNGLKVGIIGLITPETPGTVDPRNIEGLTFNDTASTVKKLLPELKKEGAELFIVLSHEGDAADEKLAKAVPEIDVIVGGHSHTALAEPKKVGNTLIVQSGTGGVALGSLSLSLDDESGEILSFKNVLIPVSSKDIKPDADVERIIAPVVKEAQETMGVPVGNTDVDLTHDRKKVFETVMGNVVCDAIRESTGADIAMQNSGAIRDQIMKGDINFGDLYRVMPFDKYMVTIELTGTQIKEIMENSSARKKGNMQVSGLTMDIDPRKKTGSKVSNIRVNGAALDEGKTYRVTVDDFLAAGANGYGTFLAGKNAAYNGLCIDAFKAYMEKHSPLTEESARIEGRLNFLVPPRETK; encoded by the coding sequence ATGCACATAGAACGCACCGGACTTCCTTCAGCTCCCCTCACCGGCTTCAGCAAGCCTCCCCAGCAAAACCCCGGGGAAGAGGCTCCCGATGCCCCCGGCGACAGCTACGACAGCACTGCTGCAAAGTTTCACAAGGAAACCTCATACACGTCCCTTGCTATTCCAGGTGAAAAGCCCATATTCTGCGCAAGAGACGAGGTCTCAATGGCCCTGGGAACCTCATCGCGCCATGCATGCTCGATGGTCCCCCCGCCTTTCGCCACTACCCTCGGCTCCCTGGACATCCTTTACACCAACGATATCCACGGCGCCATCACTCCCAAGCCCGACGAGAAAAACCCCGGGAATACCGAGGGGGGAGTGGCTTACCTGGGAGGGCTCATCAGGAAGAGAGAGGAAGAGAGCGGCGGGAACTTTGTCCTGCTTGACGGGGGCGACTGGGGGCAGGGCTCCTATGAATCAAAGCTCACCAGGGGCAAGACCCTTATTGACGTGATGAACAGCCTTCGCTACGATGCCGCAGAGATAGGAAACCATGAGTTTGACTGGGGAAGAAAAGCCTTGAGCGAGATGATGAGCCGTGCCTCCTTTCCCATCCTGGGTGCCAACATCATTGAGGACGGCGATATCATAAGCGGCGCGAAGCCTTATACCATCAAGGACGTCAATGGCCTCAAAGTGGGGATTATCGGCCTTATTACCCCGGAGACGCCCGGCACCGTGGACCCCAGGAATATAGAGGGGCTCACCTTCAACGATACGGCTTCAACGGTAAAGAAGCTCCTCCCCGAGCTCAAGAAGGAAGGCGCGGAGCTTTTCATAGTGCTCTCCCACGAGGGCGACGCCGCCGATGAGAAGCTCGCGAAGGCCGTACCCGAGATTGACGTCATTGTGGGAGGCCACAGTCACACGGCGCTTGCAGAGCCCAAAAAGGTGGGCAACACCCTCATCGTGCAGTCAGGCACGGGCGGCGTGGCCCTGGGAAGCCTCTCGCTCTCCCTTGACGATGAGAGCGGGGAGATCCTGTCCTTCAAGAATGTCCTCATCCCCGTCTCGAGCAAGGACATAAAGCCTGACGCCGACGTGGAAAGAATCATCGCCCCAGTCGTGAAGGAAGCCCAGGAGACCATGGGAGTCCCCGTGGGTAATACCGATGTAGATCTTACCCACGACAGGAAAAAAGTCTTTGAGACCGTCATGGGGAACGTGGTGTGCGATGCCATCAGGGAGTCTACCGGCGCTGACATCGCCATGCAGAACTCCGGCGCCATCCGTGACCAGATAATGAAAGGCGACATCAACTTCGGCGATCTTTACCGGGTGATGCCCTTTGATAAGTACATGGTAACCATTGAGCTTACAGGGACCCAGATCAAGGAGATAATGGAAAACAGCTCGGCCCGCAAAAAAGGGAACATGCAGGTCTCGGGCCTCACGATGGATATCGATCCCCGCAAGAAAACGGGGAGCAAGGTCTCCAACATCAGGGTGAACGGCGCAGCGCTCGATGAAGGCAAGACTTACCGCGTCACCGTCGATGATTTTCTCGCCGCAGGCGCCAACGGCTACGGCACCTTCCTTGCAGGGAAGAATGCTGCCTACAACGGCCTCTGCATCGACGCCTTCAAAGCCTATATGGAGAAGCACTCGCCCCTCACGGAGGAGTCGGCCCGCATAGAGGGAAGGCTCAACTTCCTCGTGCCGCCCCGGGAGACCAAATAG
- a CDS encoding dipeptidase: MKRLAAFLAGMLFAVLCREASPAGEARDPALWQRALAIHRGAIVIDTHCDTPLLMVDEHLDIGTGSKDSEVDIPKMIEGGLSASFFAVFVPNSLDGKGPAKKALEIIDEIYLQAGKNRKKAELAFSADDIVRVHSTGKKAILIGMENGGPLEGSLGLLRDFYRLGVRYITLTHIENNDICDSSTAQKARFHGLSPFGRSVVREMNRLGMIIDVSHISDEAFRQVMDLSEAPVMASHSSVRALCSHPRNLSDEMMKALAAKGGLVQITFYSEYLDEGFLKKIALLREKIKPEKERLKKKYRDDPARYRAELTALWNRELPPPVPVEVLINHIDYAVKLVGADHVGLGSDYDGAGSYPAGLENAAHFPLITYHLLKRGYKEEDIRKILGGNVLRLMREVEQRRTHYENKSGTEHPANAAYQNLKDPSISAACLPGNIGLRGDWPGATASARSPSP, encoded by the coding sequence ATGAAGAGGCTGGCTGCTTTCCTTGCAGGCATGCTTTTCGCCGTGCTTTGCAGAGAGGCCTCCCCGGCAGGCGAGGCGCGGGACCCTGCCCTCTGGCAAAGAGCCCTGGCAATCCACCGCGGCGCCATAGTGATAGACACGCATTGCGACACGCCGCTCCTGATGGTCGATGAGCATTTGGACATCGGCACAGGCTCGAAAGATTCGGAAGTCGATATTCCCAAGATGATCGAAGGCGGCCTCAGCGCCTCCTTTTTTGCCGTCTTCGTCCCCAACTCGCTTGACGGGAAAGGCCCGGCGAAAAAAGCCCTGGAGATTATTGACGAGATCTACCTGCAGGCCGGGAAAAACCGGAAAAAAGCTGAGCTTGCCTTTTCGGCCGATGACATAGTGAGAGTCCACAGCACAGGCAAAAAGGCAATTCTCATCGGCATGGAAAACGGAGGACCCCTCGAGGGGAGCCTGGGCCTCCTCCGCGATTTCTACCGCCTGGGAGTCCGGTACATCACGCTTACCCACATAGAGAACAACGATATCTGTGATTCCTCGACGGCGCAGAAAGCCCGGTTCCACGGGCTGAGCCCCTTCGGGAGGAGCGTGGTGAGGGAGATGAACCGCCTGGGAATGATCATCGACGTCTCCCATATCTCCGACGAGGCGTTCCGCCAGGTTATGGACCTTTCCGAGGCACCCGTCATGGCATCCCATTCGTCGGTGAGGGCTCTCTGCTCCCATCCCCGAAACCTCTCCGACGAGATGATGAAAGCCCTTGCCGCGAAAGGCGGCCTTGTACAGATCACCTTCTATTCCGAATACCTTGATGAAGGCTTTTTAAAAAAGATTGCCCTGCTGAGGGAGAAGATCAAGCCCGAAAAGGAGCGCCTCAAGAAAAAATACCGGGATGATCCTGCGCGCTACCGCGCAGAGCTCACAGCCCTCTGGAACAGGGAGCTGCCTCCCCCTGTTCCTGTTGAGGTGCTCATCAACCATATCGACTACGCGGTAAAGCTCGTCGGTGCCGATCACGTGGGGCTGGGGAGTGATTATGACGGCGCGGGAAGCTACCCCGCAGGCCTCGAGAACGCGGCGCACTTTCCCCTTATTACCTACCATCTCCTCAAGAGGGGCTACAAAGAGGAAGACATAAGGAAAATCCTGGGAGGGAACGTGCTGCGCCTGATGAGGGAAGTGGAACAGCGCCGCACACACTATGAAAATAAAAGCGGCACTGAGCACCCGGCCAATGCCGCTTATCAGAACCTCAAGGACCCTTCTATATCTGCTGCATGCCTCCCTGGAAATATTGGCCTGCGAGGGGATTGGCCTGGAGCGACTGCTTCTGCTCGCTCACCATCTCCTTGA
- a CDS encoding cell envelope integrity protein TolA gives MISDKVSSQASTTQAAQTKPATTTAAAKTDTAAKPAESKPQEQGDNVALTDQAQKDAEKARVEKERQEALAQAEKERQEKLKALEEEEKRKQEEINAQQLEEQEKLKKEEALKAEVEAKKKAIEEEAAKKNAAIEEKYQTDMTKAQGPTMPANFNDMTPEQQYNYLHDVAVAMAGGDESQWRTGENELNLIGIRSWQNGQAGSTEGNKYNDTIYAVRMVNGNPEVYAFNGTVDAGRDPGGTGYGYSGPEGSGFSHVADGSYPIGTFEKRGGGKWGVDTTLGQSGDVRINVDFNNDAVIQDNERLNKTEGAGWGIYFHPGGSGENVGSWSAGCQVIRPDQYGTFQSLIQQDPNKQFGYTLVDSANLPPVNSAMEAVGVPNTPVATGTGGVSITPHGTAPAATGGTAAPYHETAPYTAHAPEGYMPPEYGSPYGAQAPDSMAFNPQGANIDEQLTLLCEEAMKEIESQQALIQGGGQAQWGNATLALYYTYYQALFQELPLKPETEQLINTTLAKAGIDAPRIKEMVSEQKQSLQANPLAGQYFQGGMQQI, from the coding sequence ATGATAAGCGACAAAGTAAGCTCACAGGCATCCACGACACAGGCTGCTCAGACAAAACCGGCAACCACAACGGCGGCCGCCAAGACCGATACGGCGGCAAAACCGGCAGAGAGCAAGCCCCAGGAGCAGGGGGACAATGTGGCCCTCACCGATCAGGCCCAGAAGGACGCTGAAAAGGCGCGTGTTGAGAAGGAGCGCCAGGAGGCCCTTGCCCAGGCAGAAAAGGAGCGCCAGGAAAAGCTGAAAGCCCTCGAGGAAGAGGAGAAGCGTAAGCAGGAAGAGATCAACGCCCAGCAGCTTGAAGAGCAGGAGAAGCTCAAGAAGGAGGAAGCCCTCAAGGCCGAAGTTGAAGCCAAGAAAAAAGCAATAGAGGAGGAGGCGGCCAAGAAGAATGCGGCCATCGAGGAAAAATACCAGACCGACATGACAAAGGCCCAGGGGCCTACCATGCCCGCGAATTTCAATGATATGACGCCCGAGCAGCAGTACAATTACCTCCATGACGTGGCAGTGGCCATGGCAGGCGGTGACGAGAGCCAGTGGCGCACCGGAGAGAATGAGCTGAACCTCATCGGCATAAGGAGCTGGCAGAATGGCCAGGCGGGCTCCACGGAAGGGAACAAGTACAACGATACCATCTACGCCGTGAGGATGGTGAACGGGAACCCCGAGGTATATGCCTTCAATGGCACCGTTGATGCGGGGAGGGACCCCGGCGGCACGGGGTACGGTTACAGCGGGCCCGAGGGAAGCGGGTTCTCCCACGTGGCGGACGGCTCCTACCCCATAGGCACCTTTGAGAAGCGGGGCGGCGGCAAGTGGGGTGTTGACACCACCCTGGGGCAGTCGGGCGACGTGCGGATCAATGTGGATTTCAACAATGACGCGGTAATCCAGGACAACGAACGGCTCAACAAGACAGAAGGCGCCGGGTGGGGCATCTATTTCCATCCGGGCGGCAGCGGAGAGAATGTGGGCTCGTGGTCTGCCGGCTGCCAGGTGATAAGGCCTGATCAGTACGGCACCTTCCAGTCCCTTATCCAGCAGGATCCCAACAAGCAGTTCGGCTACACTCTCGTGGACAGCGCCAACCTCCCGCCGGTGAACTCCGCCATGGAGGCCGTCGGAGTGCCCAATACCCCCGTTGCCACAGGCACGGGAGGGGTTTCGATCACGCCGCACGGAACAGCTCCGGCGGCGACAGGAGGAACTGCAGCGCCTTATCACGAGACGGCTCCTTACACTGCCCATGCGCCCGAAGGCTACATGCCGCCCGAGTATGGCTCGCCATACGGCGCCCAGGCCCCGGATTCCATGGCTTTCAATCCGCAGGGAGCGAATATCGACGAGCAGCTTACCCTTCTCTGTGAAGAGGCCATGAAAGAGATAGAGTCCCAGCAGGCCCTTATCCAGGGAGGCGGCCAGGCCCAGTGGGGGAATGCCACGCTTGCCCTCTACTACACCTACTACCAGGCTCTTTTCCAGGAGCTTCCCCTCAAGCCGGAGACGGAGCAGCTCATCAATACGACGCTGGCAAAGGCGGGAATCGATGCGCCCCGTATCAAGGAGATGGTGAGCGAGCAGAAGCAGTCGCTCCAGGCCAATCCCCTCGCAGGCCAATATTTCCAGGGAGGCATGCAGCAGATATAG